One Terriglobia bacterium DNA segment encodes these proteins:
- a CDS encoding sugar phosphate isomerase/epimerase, whose amino-acid sequence MAPISRRDAGKILVAGTAGVLLAKTSSFAAPKVDSVVRGVTIGAQSYSFRDRPLDAAIQGYLAVGLSECELYQGHVEPAHLGREALRKWRLTVPMGHFHEVRQKFDNAGIDLYAYNYSFRKGFTQEEMDRGFQMARALGVKYITASSNVSLAHQVDLLAQKYKITVGFHGHDDTRDPDEFSTAASFERALEGASPYLGINLDIGHFTAANQDAVSFLRRYHQKMVTLHIKDRKKNHGDNLPFGEGETPITAVLHLLRDNHWKIPANIEYEYGKKGMDTVAEMKKCYAYCRQALES is encoded by the coding sequence ATGGCGCCAATTTCACGGCGTGATGCTGGGAAAATTCTTGTTGCTGGGACGGCGGGCGTGCTGCTGGCAAAGACATCGAGCTTTGCCGCGCCGAAGGTTGATTCCGTGGTGCGCGGAGTGACGATTGGAGCGCAGAGTTATTCTTTTCGCGACCGGCCGCTCGATGCCGCCATCCAGGGTTACCTGGCGGTGGGGCTGAGCGAATGCGAGCTTTACCAGGGCCACGTTGAACCCGCCCATCTGGGGCGCGAGGCGCTGCGAAAGTGGCGGCTGACCGTCCCGATGGGCCACTTCCATGAGGTGCGCCAGAAATTCGACAACGCCGGAATCGACCTTTACGCTTACAACTACAGCTTCCGCAAAGGCTTTACGCAGGAGGAAATGGACCGGGGATTCCAGATGGCCCGCGCACTGGGAGTGAAATACATCACCGCGTCCTCCAACGTGAGCCTGGCGCACCAGGTTGACCTGCTGGCCCAGAAATACAAAATCACGGTGGGCTTCCACGGCCACGACGACACGCGGGACCCTGACGAGTTCTCCACCGCCGCGAGCTTCGAGCGCGCGCTCGAGGGAGCTTCGCCCTACCTCGGCATCAATCTCGACATCGGACACTTCACGGCCGCCAACCAGGACGCCGTCAGCTTCCTTCGCCGATATCATCAGAAAATGGTGACCCTCCACATCAAAGACCGCAAAAAGAACCATGGCGACAACCTGCCCTTCGGCGAAGGCGAAACGCCCATCACGGCGGTGCTCCACCTGCTGCGCGACAACCACTGGAAAATTCCCGCCAACATCGAGTACGAGTACGGCAAGAAGGGAATGGATACCGTCGCCGAAATGAAAAAGTGCTACGCCTACTGCCGCCAGGCGCTGGAAAGCTAG
- a CDS encoding BON domain-containing protein, protein MRRFLVVPFFVTILATPLTLFAQRPVPARAEQRISDDVRHEILMLPYYNVFDNIMYKVQGYNVTLMGAVTRPTVKSSAGNVVKRIEGVEKVDNQIEVLPLSSMDDGLRIRLFRAIYGYTALQRYALSVQKPIRIIVKNGNVTLEGVVDNETDKNMANIRAKGVSGVFSVKNNLRVVKP, encoded by the coding sequence ATGCGTCGGTTTCTCGTTGTACCCTTTTTCGTTACCATCCTCGCAACTCCTCTCACGCTGTTTGCCCAACGGCCTGTTCCCGCTCGAGCTGAGCAGCGAATCAGCGATGACGTTCGCCACGAAATCCTGATGCTTCCCTACTACAACGTATTTGACAACATCATGTACAAGGTACAAGGTTACAACGTCACGCTGATGGGAGCGGTGACGAGACCTACCGTGAAGAGTTCCGCGGGAAACGTGGTGAAGCGCATTGAAGGCGTGGAGAAAGTTGATAACCAGATTGAAGTCCTGCCGCTGTCCAGCATGGACGACGGGTTGCGGATCAGGCTTTTCCGCGCCATCTACGGGTATACGGCATTGCAGCGGTATGCTCTGTCCGTCCAGAAACCCATCCGCATCATCGTCAAGAACGGCAACGTGACCCTCGAAGGCGTGGTGGATAACGAAACAGACAAGAACATGGCGAACATCCGCGCCAAAGGCGTCTCCGGAGTCTTCTCAGTAAAAAACAACCTGAGAGTTGTTAAGCCCTGA
- a CDS encoding type II toxin-antitoxin system HicB family antitoxin translates to MHKYEVIIYWSNEDQVFVVEVPELPGCMAHGDTQEMALAHANEAIQLWIDTAKEFGHAVPEPKGERLMLP, encoded by the coding sequence ATGCACAAGTACGAGGTCATCATTTACTGGAGCAACGAGGACCAGGTTTTTGTCGTAGAGGTGCCGGAGTTGCCGGGATGCATGGCCCACGGCGACACGCAGGAGATGGCACTAGCTCACGCCAACGAAGCCATTCAACTGTGGATTGATACCGCCAAAGAATTTGGTCACGCTGTTCCCGAACCCAAAGGGGAACGCCTAATGCTGCCGTGA
- a CDS encoding cupin domain-containing protein, translating into MTDWKEHGIKVVRGNDLDPNTPQTPGMTREAAITRARTGASKLWAGTVVVGPAVRSGAHHHGELETVIYIVRGHARFRWGDHLEHVADAGPGDFVYVPPFVPHQEMNARSDQPVEGVVVRSGQEPIVVNLDISSPEPGTSDARTDPFHSRE; encoded by the coding sequence GTGACCGACTGGAAAGAACACGGCATCAAGGTTGTGCGGGGGAACGATCTCGACCCCAACACGCCGCAGACGCCCGGCATGACCCGCGAAGCGGCCATTACCCGCGCCCGCACGGGAGCCAGCAAGCTTTGGGCGGGAACGGTGGTGGTGGGGCCGGCGGTGCGCTCGGGCGCGCACCACCACGGTGAACTCGAAACCGTCATCTACATCGTGCGCGGCCATGCGCGGTTTCGCTGGGGAGACCATCTCGAACACGTTGCCGATGCCGGCCCCGGCGATTTCGTCTACGTGCCGCCGTTCGTTCCGCACCAGGAGATGAATGCGCGCTCCGACCAGCCCGTCGAAGGCGTTGTGGTCCGCAGCGGCCAGGAACCCATCGTGGTGAACCTCGATATCTCGAGCCCCGAACCCGGCACGTCCGACGCCAGGACCGATCCCTTCCACTCGCGGGAGTAG
- a CDS encoding cupin domain-containing protein, whose protein sequence is MNNPRRAFLAALPALVATGALAAEKNYLPSKVYEFSQLPAHHGKTNTSRPVLDGLTHENCRLEIHESDLAPGAMPHPPHHHSHEEMFLIRQGTLEVTISGKSIKAGPGSVAYISSNDVHGIRNAGEGHAQYFVLAIHRPGDKES, encoded by the coding sequence ATGAACAATCCACGACGAGCTTTCCTCGCCGCGCTTCCTGCCCTCGTGGCCACCGGCGCGCTGGCGGCCGAAAAGAATTATCTGCCCTCAAAGGTTTATGAATTTTCCCAACTGCCGGCGCACCACGGCAAGACGAACACTTCCCGTCCAGTGCTCGACGGCCTCACCCATGAAAATTGCCGGCTGGAAATTCACGAGTCTGACCTTGCCCCCGGCGCCATGCCCCATCCGCCCCACCACCACTCGCATGAGGAGATGTTCCTCATTCGCCAGGGCACGCTGGAGGTTACCATCAGCGGAAAGTCCATCAAGGCGGGGCCGGGCTCAGTGGCTTATATCTCTTCCAACGACGTTCACGGCATCCGTAACGCGGGCGAAGGCCACGCCCAATACTTCGTGCTGGCCATCCACCGGCCCGGCGACAAGGAAAGCTGA
- a CDS encoding MBL fold metallo-hydrolase, producing MAADDSYYDIQEVKPNVFVWVAKDILNQEGDPQFNRAGNAGFVITPEGVVVINTTNSPFNARTLLYEIRKRTDQPVRYVINTGASPDVMLGNESFEDFQPSILSTPRAAQEMRDYKNGFPARIEGNWKIAASMRGVHPLPPTGTFEKEDTIKVGGQEIRLLNLGDNASPGDAAVYLPGSKVLFLGNIFENEYIPRISSSNMEHWIDTLRKVESWSVDVYVPGHGQPAGRARVQQFRGFLEWLYGSVRSGMHGGKSLGQLQAELVPFPNLHWHATELEPEAVAGVFRMLARKENQTSSFVQTPDP from the coding sequence TTGGCCGCAGATGACAGCTACTATGACATCCAGGAAGTCAAGCCGAACGTTTTCGTCTGGGTCGCGAAGGATATCCTTAATCAGGAAGGTGATCCGCAGTTCAACCGCGCCGGCAATGCAGGCTTTGTCATCACGCCCGAAGGCGTGGTTGTCATTAACACCACCAACAGCCCCTTCAATGCCCGCACCCTGTTGTATGAAATTCGCAAGCGAACCGACCAGCCTGTCCGCTACGTTATCAATACAGGCGCTTCGCCTGACGTGATGCTGGGGAACGAATCGTTTGAGGATTTCCAACCTTCTATCCTTTCCACGCCCCGGGCCGCCCAGGAGATGCGTGATTACAAGAATGGATTTCCCGCCCGCATCGAAGGCAACTGGAAGATCGCGGCCAGCATGCGCGGCGTCCATCCGCTTCCACCCACCGGGACGTTCGAAAAGGAGGACACCATCAAGGTGGGCGGGCAGGAGATCAGATTGCTCAACCTGGGTGACAACGCCTCGCCGGGCGACGCCGCGGTTTATCTGCCGGGTTCGAAGGTGCTTTTTCTCGGTAACATTTTTGAAAACGAATACATCCCCCGCATCAGTTCCTCCAACATGGAGCACTGGATCGACACGCTGCGCAAAGTCGAGTCGTGGAGCGTTGATGTGTACGTTCCGGGGCACGGCCAGCCCGCCGGGAGGGCCAGGGTGCAGCAATTCCGCGGCTTCCTCGAATGGCTTTACGGGAGCGTGCGCTCAGGGATGCACGGCGGCAAGAGCCTGGGGCAACTTCAGGCCGAACTGGTGCCGTTCCCAAACCTGCACTGGCACGCGACTGAACTTGAGCCCGAGGCCGTCGCGGGCGTCTTCCGCATGCTGGCCAGGAAGGAAAATCAAACTTCGTCATTCGTTCAAACGCCAGATCCATAA